One Pangasianodon hypophthalmus isolate fPanHyp1 chromosome 7, fPanHyp1.pri, whole genome shotgun sequence genomic window, TACTTGAATTCGCTGACTTGATTACCAATTATTAGCATGGTTACATAAAGCAAACCTTTTAAAGACTTCTAAGCACtacattttgaaatataaataatcagGACTTTGGCGTGTGACACCATGCAAATTAGCCAACTGTGTCATGAGCGTTTTTTTGTGGTTAGTGAGTCATGCTGTAATAAGGATGTTACCAGCTCTTGCACAAAACAGTAAGGAAAGAAACCAGAAGTATTGTTTATATTGGCAACTTGGTGTAGGCAGCTCTGCTAACACAATGAAGCGCcattttttctgattaaaatgCAGGGCCTAAAATAAGGCATACAGCCACAAaagataaattaaaacaaatgcatTTATTCCTGGCTTCTTGTGCACTCTAGGACACAGCTAATTCCATGTCTCTATGATGGCAACAAATTTGGCCATTCTGGAATTGTTTGTTAGACATTATATTGATTCtattaaatatgatatttataCAAAAGCACctttgaatgctcaattctgattagtcagacgatgctgattaatttttatataacagcagctctgacagtagtgctggctgtaattcaaatcatactattatattaataatgtccCAGggacacagggacttgtatggcagatgctacacataaacagatttttaaaaacgtgTAGTCCTTGATACGGTgaaatttatttagcatttgttgaaggaatctccagtgtcggctctttgtaacagtcagaggtaaagctgtaacattttgTCACaacaaagtcttcaggatggaaggCTTTgtgtttcttagtaacatgccAAActccatttttctttattctgtagTTATTTAGTAGATGGATAAAATAGGCTGTTTacgttgtgtgtgtataatgtgtgacATTTCAAATGGCACACTTCCCGTAATGGTTCTCCACACACATTAGCACAGACATGTTCATTTCTGACCATAAAGTTAGTAAATGGGCcaaatgaagacaaaaacaCCTTTGTCTAACCAAATTAGCATCATGATAGCATTATACCATTATCACTGTTATACCACTAGATCTTTTAAACTGTGCTTGGATGTATACTCACAGAGATGTCCTCTCCACAGGTTGGAGGATGGCATGAAAGAGACATGGCTCCTCTGGGTGTCTCTGCTCCCTGGCTGAAGGCAGCATTGTATCTGCTGCTCCTCATTTTGCctgcttgtgtatgtgtttgcccGAGGTCCTGCAGTTGCCCCAACACCAAAGAGGTGCACTGTACTTTTCGCCATCTCCCATCTCCCCCACGCAACCTGCCcaaggacacagagagagtcaATCTGGGGTAAGCAAAATGCAGACATATTAACTTATTAGCTAATTTTAAGAGTAACtgcatttagtttttaatttaaatggtaACTGCATTTTGATCAAGTATAATCAGTGATAGTACTTTGACACTGCATTTGAGAATAATGCACTTTCAGCCATCTTATTTTGCATAATTTCCTGTAAAACGTCAGCATTATTTGATTAGAAATGAATCTTAATTCATGATGTAACATATTTCCCATGAAGCTATAATAGCATTGTGGCTGTGGGGACTTCAGATTTTGGACATCTGCGCCAGCTAGAGATGCTTATGTTGCATGGGAATGAGATCAGCACTGTGGCTTCAGGATCTTTTTACCAATTACGTTCCCTCcaggtgtgtgcatgtatatgcATATGTGCATGTAATCatttgtgtatatgtctgtgcCTGCAGAACCGATACACAACTTTGTcattaatatgttttaatgtgCAGAAAGATATACATTATGCCTTAGGTCAGGGATGTTCAATCTTTTCCACAAACATCCACagatgtggctcctgcttgtttggaatgaaaacctgcacccacaccagctctttgtggataagattggtcACCCCTGCCTTAGGTTTTACCACTGAAAAAGTTATATAaggtacatttttttctctcacagatATTGAAGCTGAGCTACAACAAGCTAGCAAGAGTAGATTCCAGTATGTTTGAGGGCCTGACAAGCCTGGTCCGCCTTCACCTAGACCACAACTTAATCAATTTTATTGAGCCTTTCTCCTTTAATGGATTAACATCACTGAAACTGCTTCAGCTAGAGAGCAACAGGTTGCAGGATCTTCATCCACACACCTTCACCACCCTCTCTCTCCTGGGGACATTCTGGGGCTCAGGCCTACGGCACCTTCACCTAGCAGACAACCAGCTGCAGTACTTGCTGCCTGGTACTTTTCAGCACCTGAGCAGACTAGAAGTCTTCTCTCTGCATAACAATCCCTGGACTTGTGACTGTCAGCTCCATTGGCTTTTAGAGTGGGACAAGAAACATGAGGGTGAGATTTTTGTGAGATTTCAACACCTACCCTGATTATTGTGATGTTGTACTTTAATTTAGCTCAAGCTTTTTGCAAGCACCACTCCTGCTGAATTAATTAAgtagttaattaatttaatttaaagtaattTGATCAAAGCTTGTGGGAAAAGAATACCTTCcattaaaaaaggtttaaaacaaATACTAGGACAGTTGAACCACTAAAAATTCACCAAAAAGTGATGTACATGATATGTACATGAAACAAAAAGGTATAACAAATGCCCTGATTCTTTCTTAACCGTATTATTGATCAATAGATTAACAAGCATAAAAGGACTAATTTTACTAGTGCTCTGCCTCTCTACAGGAGTGATTAAGTGCAAGAAGGAAAGGGACTCTGCATCCAGTGAGAATTGTGCTGTTTGTGCCTCACCACAACCTCTCAACAACAGCCAGATTTTCCAGCTCTCAGCACAGCAGCTGTCCTGTGACAGGCCTTCTCTACAGTCCCCACTGAAGCTGGGTGAGTATAGTGCATTGGAGGACCAGGAACCAGACCTCCCATACACCAAGGACTTGGAGCGTCCACTGGGCCACTTGGCCTTCACGTTGTCTGACAGCCATGGGAACAGGGCCCATGTGGCTTGTGATGTAAACCGTCCAGTTGAAGGAACCTCCATGGTATGGGAGAAGCTGAAAAGGTCAGATGAGGTGGCAGTGAATGTGACCTTACTAACCCTACTTGAGTGTGAGATTGACAGGGATGCTCTCCAGAACCTATGGAGACTTGTTGCATACTACTATGAAAGCCCAGCCATCTTAGAGCGAGGCGCAAGGCATGAGAACACTTCAAAGGTGACCTTTCAGTACTCCCAGGTCACAAGTGAGGACTCCCCTTACTTTACTGAACTCAAAGGACATTTGATGGCTGAACCAGCCTGGTTGCTGCAACCCAAGGTTACTATTCAGTTGAACAGacgcaaaacaacaacaaaaaaattggtAATGAACTTCTCTACACATATATCAAAACAGATAAATGGAAGAGGAGAACAAGATGATACAATCTCTTCTTGGGCTTTGATTCCAAGAGGAACCCTGGAGAGGATTCAAATTGTGTTGGAGCACTCTGAGGCCATTCTTAACTGTAATATACGGAGTTCAGGGCATCTGTCTGTTGAGTGGATGCTTCCAGACCTAACTACTTTAGACAAAACAGATTCCCACAGAATTACTTCAGACCATAACAGATTAGTCATCAAAAACACAAGCCTGTCAGACACTGGGCTCTATCACTGCTTTGTGCGTACGGAGACAGAAGTAGACATAGTTTCATATAGGCTTATAGTTAGGGAACGTCTCCTCAGTCCTAGTGACctaaatggaaagaaaatgtCTGTGGAGAATGGGGAATCTCTCAGTCTTCCCTGTTCAGTTACTTCACCACAGCCAATTGAAACGAGATGGTTCCTACCAAATCATCAGATTCTAAAGGCATCCAATGCATTGGGAAGAATCTATGTGTCACAAAATAACACTCTGATTATAAAACAAGTGAAGAATGAAGATGCCGGGGAATACAGTTGTTTAGCAGCTAACCTTCATGGGGCAGACATGTTGTCTCATTTGGTTGTTGTAACAGGTGAAAAAGAGGAAGACCTCACAGATGTTGGTGTGATCAATGGTGAATCACCATTGTATGACAAGGAGGACGCAGAGGGGTCAGGATATCAAGAAATCAAGCAGTTGGCTGTTACACAAACACCGCACAGGGTGCTTGGAAAAGACAGGAGTACAGGTGGACTTTATCGACAGggctttaaaggaaaaaagatcaatgagaaagggagaaaacCAAATAAATCTGTCAAACAGCTTGACCCAGGCCGCTGGGCACAAATGTTAGCAAAAGCCAATGCTAAAGTCTCAACTATGCAACCAGCAACAATTATGACAACAGTTGCAGCCACAACAGCAGTGAAAACAACTACAACCACTACAATTACAACCACTAGAACTacaaccacatctgctcctgtcactctctcttttactACCAGTGCTACTACGAGTAGTCATATAAATGATTTCAAGACTAAGCAGTTAGTACAGTCCCATAACAGAAAGCCTATAGACCGCAGTTCACGACAGAGAACACAACATCTGCATCAAAAGTCTGAGGAttcaaacattacaaaaatgtCTTCAATAAATCTTTACCCAACCACATTATCTCCTATTAGCTCAAACTTGCAACCTGTGACACAAACTGAGAAACAGACTGAAAGACAAATATTAGAGGAGAAAATAAGGGCAAATAATCGCATCCCCAACCCAAGACGGAGACCACCATATAGAAGAAGACCTCATTCAAGAAGGCTACATCCGCACAGAGCTACTCATCCCCCACCAACCACAACAGAAGTAGCATTCACACCTTTATTAACTACAACAGCTCCTGAATCTTTCACCACCAAAAACACTCACTTTCAAACTATGAATAAGAGACCAGAAAGAAAGCCATTCACAGGTTCAGATATTTTGAGTGAACATGACCCAAAAATTAAAGACAGTTTAAATGTAGACATAACAGAGAAGCCTCAAACTAACAAAAAAGCTACATTACCAAAAGAAGGAAAACTTACAATTACAACTTCTGGGGCTCCTGTCATGTTAATACCAACACAAGATAAGTGGTATGTACACAAAATCATTGAGGATATTAATTGGAGTAATGGtacaacaaataaagaaaataatagacAAAAGATAACAAGTACAAGTTCTCCTCTCCTACTTCAAATCACTAACATTAAACCTCCTGTACCGCACAATGAACCACTAACTACAGAGAAACCAGTCCTTTCTAATAGCATTAGACACAGAGTGGACAACTCAATGAACAGACCTGAAAGTCCTGGTTTGCCTGTCCACCCCTGGTTAGCTCAGAGAAGAAAACAAATCTCAGTTACACCAAGGCCTTATACCACTTCTCCCTTATGGACTTATACCAACCGCATCCCAGTCTGGCCCAGAGTTCATGGATCAAAGCACTACTCTTTACTTGACAGAACCTTGCATATATTGCACACAAGCGGAAGGAATGCAGGGTTCACTAATCGGCCTGAAATCACAGCACAAACAGCAAACCCTACACCTTACATCCCTTGGTCAGCAGCAACCCCCTTTCCCAAAACTGTAGCACCATATGGTAGCTCATCCCAAGTAAGGGACTACTTGCTCTTCAATAGGCTTCGAAACAGATACCGACAATCCCAGCTTGATGCCCACCACTTAGCCCAGTCAGGAAAGCTAGTTACTCCCAAACCAAGAATTTACAATCCTACCCCAAAACTACATCCACCTCCAAATTTTCCAAGTATCTACAAGCCTGTAACACCCCCTTCTATGATAGGAGCTACTAGTAAGCCACATTCCACAGCCAGCATACTATACGGCAGTCGCTGGCACTACAGTAACTTTGGACCGAAGAAACTAAGCACTGCTCTTCCCTTTCCAAACTTGATGGGGAGTGGTGTGAAACCCAGAATAATGACAGTTGACTCAGCCACTGTGTCTGTGCTGGCAGAGACAAATGTTCTTCTACGCTGTCAGGTATCAGGAGACCCCAAGCCTGTTATTTCCTGGACAAAAGTCTCTACAGGTGGGTAACCAATATGATTagagtatatactgtacactacatAGCCAAGAGTTCGTGGACCATCACAACAATATGGGCgtttgagcatcccattccagatttagtctcccctttgctgttataataacctccgctcttctgggaaggctgtccactagattttggaatgtggctgtggggtttgcccatttagccacaagaacattagtgaggtcagcaCTGaagtcgggtgaggaggcctgtggtgcagtcggcattccagctcatcacaaaggtgttcagtggggttgaggtcagggctttgtgcatgccacttgagttcttccactccaacactGGCAAACCATTTCTTTATGAACCTCACATTGTGCACATTGGCACTGTCAtactgaaacaggtttgggctaggtccctaatgctacagcatacaaagacatacaATACAATTATGTGCatccatctttgtggcaacagtttggggttggcccacatatgggtgtgatggtcaggtgtccacaaacttttggccgtatagtgtatatacacaatacataGTCTGCAAAAAAAGTATAtggtttttaattatatattagaCTACTTTTTGTTCATAAAAATTGAAGAGCAGCTTCCAATGTATATTTGCAATATTTGAGTTATACAGAATAAAGTGTTTAAACATCATGTGCTGAATGTACAGACtcattgtatatatttatacagattACCCAAGTCAGTGTTTACATAGTAAATGCAAAAGCACCATACCGAGAactgtgtatattttaaaagagCACATGATATATACACCAAAAAAAGTCTGCTGTTTTGATGGACTAAGAAATAAACTAAAACTTAGATGCATGagaaaaacaactgaaaatgtTGTGTCTATCTAGGTTCTTAATACAGCAACAGATGTAATTGATTCCTCTTTATATATTTCCCATACAGGTGCTACAATTCAAGCCAGCACCAAACATGGACAACGATTTGAGGTTCTTCCAAATGGTTCATTTGTTATAAAGAATGTACAGCTGCAGGACAGAGGTCAATACCTTTGCACTGCACAGAACGACTTTGGCTCAGATCGCATGGTGGTCACTCTAATTGTACAGACAGAACCTCCCAAAATAGAGGGCCCCAAATACAGAGATGTTTCTGTATATTTGGGGAAACCAATCAGTTTGGACTGCATCACAGAAGGCAAGCCCCGAGCTCAGGTCTCCTGGATTCTTCCAGATAGAACCATTGTGCGAGAGTTGCTGCCTCTTGATAGACCTATCTCCCTTTTTCCTAACGGAACACTAAGCATTCACTCGGCAAACTTTTCCATTAAAGGCAACTACAAGTGTATTGCTAGTAATGCAGCGGGTGCTGACACTCTGACCTATCGGCTACATGTTGCTGCATTGCCACCAACAATCAAAGAAGAGTCATCTGAGAGTATACATATTAACACTGGAAGAAGTATCTATGTACACTGCACAGCTAAGGGAGAACCTGAGCCACTTCTTAAGTGGGTTCTTCCTGATGGTTCACAGCTGAAACCTACACAGTTCATTGGGAGGCGTCTCTTTATTTTCCCCAATGGCACACTCTACATCAAAAGTATCATTCCTGTGGACGCAGGACGATATGAGTGTTCAGCCACAAATGTGGTTGGGTTTGCTCAGAGAGTAGTGAAGCTGGATATCTGGCAGGAGTCCCCAGGTCCTTGGAAAGGTCCATCTCAGCAACATAGTGTTTCAGCGATGTATGGCTCTACAGTGTTCCTACACTGTCCTGAGTCAGCTGACTACCACAGAGGTACGGTCTGGAGGCTGCCATCTAAAACACTGCTtgaacatcactacaggtaTGAATGCATTGTAAACACAAGTAAACAAGTAAGCATTTATGTTAGAGTTAAAATGACATTATACTGTGATTATAttgcaataaaaatgtatgattttCTACATAAATACTTCAAAAGCCACAGGCCCACCAGTATAGGAGGCACAATCCTGTACAAAACACAGCTGGTGTGAGATAATTAAAACCACACCTGACTCTTATTTactgaaaaatatattcatCATTACTGTTATTCAAACAATGTCTGAAAAACCTTAAACAATCTGTGGTGTCAGACAGGAAACCCAAATAAATTTTGCTGATCCAGATGAAACAATAATGATGTGGCACACAGGAATTTCAATTAAACTTCACATTGCATAACTTGTAACAATCCATGCCTgagatttacatcattttttttcctgagcatGTAACAAAACAATGCTGCAGATATCCTAGATTAGTAAAATAACAAcagtcataaaaataataacacgtGTTCACATTCTGATTTCTTATTTGTCTCTAGTCCTCACAGACACATCAGTGCTTTCCCTAATGGCACACTCAGGATCCTGCAACTGACTGAAAAAGATAGAGGAAGTTACTTGTGCATGTATCAAAGGCCCAATGGTGAGGATATGGAACTATTTGAACTTGAGGTCCTGATGAAGCCACCTAAAATAGAGAACATGGGCAGTCAACAGAAGAGAGTTACAAATGGAGAGAACTTCCTTGTGGATTGTGTAGCTTCAGGTCTTCCAGACCCCGAAGTGTCTTGGAGTCTCCCTGATGGCACAATGAT contains:
- the si:ch211-159i8.4 gene encoding matrix-remodeling-associated protein 5, coding for MAPLGVSAPWLKAALYLLLLILPACVCVCPRSCSCPNTKEVHCTFRHLPSPPRNLPKDTERVNLGYNSIVAVGTSDFGHLRQLEMLMLHGNEISTVASGSFYQLRSLQILKLSYNKLARVDSSMFEGLTSLVRLHLDHNLINFIEPFSFNGLTSLKLLQLESNRLQDLHPHTFTTLSLLGTFWGSGLRHLHLADNQLQYLLPGTFQHLSRLEVFSLHNNPWTCDCQLHWLLEWDKKHEGVIKCKKERDSASSENCAVCASPQPLNNSQIFQLSAQQLSCDRPSLQSPLKLGEYSALEDQEPDLPYTKDLERPLGHLAFTLSDSHGNRAHVACDVNRPVEGTSMVWEKLKRSDEVAVNVTLLTLLECEIDRDALQNLWRLVAYYYESPAILERGARHENTSKVTFQYSQVTSEDSPYFTELKGHLMAEPAWLLQPKVTIQLNRRKTTTKKLVMNFSTHISKQINGRGEQDDTISSWALIPRGTLERIQIVLEHSEAILNCNIRSSGHLSVEWMLPDLTTLDKTDSHRITSDHNRLVIKNTSLSDTGLYHCFVRTETEVDIVSYRLIVRERLLSPSDLNGKKMSVENGESLSLPCSVTSPQPIETRWFLPNHQILKASNALGRIYVSQNNTLIIKQVKNEDAGEYSCLAANLHGADMLSHLVVVTGEKEEDLTDVGVINGESPLYDKEDAEGSGYQEIKQLAVTQTPHRVLGKDRSTGGLYRQGFKGKKINEKGRKPNKSVKQLDPGRWAQMLAKANAKVSTMQPATIMTTVAATTAVKTTTTTTITTTRTTTTSAPVTLSFTTSATTSSHINDFKTKQLVQSHNRKPIDRSSRQRTQHLHQKSEDSNITKMSSINLYPTTLSPISSNLQPVTQTEKQTERQILEEKIRANNRIPNPRRRPPYRRRPHSRRLHPHRATHPPPTTTEVAFTPLLTTTAPESFTTKNTHFQTMNKRPERKPFTGSDILSEHDPKIKDSLNVDITEKPQTNKKATLPKEGKLTITTSGAPVMLIPTQDKWYVHKIIEDINWSNGTTNKENNRQKITSTSSPLLLQITNIKPPVPHNEPLTTEKPVLSNSIRHRVDNSMNRPESPGLPVHPWLAQRRKQISVTPRPYTTSPLWTYTNRIPVWPRVHGSKHYSLLDRTLHILHTSGRNAGFTNRPEITAQTANPTPYIPWSAATPFPKTVAPYGSSSQVRDYLLFNRLRNRYRQSQLDAHHLAQSGKLVTPKPRIYNPTPKLHPPPNFPSIYKPVTPPSMIGATSKPHSTASILYGSRWHYSNFGPKKLSTALPFPNLMGSGVKPRIMTVDSATVSVLAETNVLLRCQVSGDPKPVISWTKVSTGATIQASTKHGQRFEVLPNGSFVIKNVQLQDRGQYLCTAQNDFGSDRMVVTLIVQTEPPKIEGPKYRDVSVYLGKPISLDCITEGKPRAQVSWILPDRTIVRELLPLDRPISLFPNGTLSIHSANFSIKGNYKCIASNAAGADTLTYRLHVAALPPTIKEESSESIHINTGRSIYVHCTAKGEPEPLLKWVLPDGSQLKPTQFIGRRLFIFPNGTLYIKSIIPVDAGRYECSATNVVGFAQRVVKLDIWQESPGPWKGPSQQHSVSAMYGSTVFLHCPESADYHRGTVWRLPSKTLLEHHYSPHRHISAFPNGTLRILQLTEKDRGSYLCMYQRPNGEDMELFELEVLMKPPKIENMGSQQKRVTNGENFLVDCVASGLPDPEVSWSLPDGTMINNALQSDDSGTRSRRYIIFENGTLLLPHMGKSDEGDYTCYAKNTLGEDAMKVSVQVVQNSPQISSKDQVPLRFPLGQSAQLKCDATGEPPPTIIWISPNNEMITLSSVKYQILKDGTLIINKVTLADQGKYTCVARNSAGDDIKNVKLQVEVSEPYINGKSGQTDSRVLAVSYQTVLMHCKAEGMPEPQITWTTSFGMSLPTPYVGGRFQVHKNGTLELRGIRKTDEGKFLCVARNYLGEASLAIDLEVASLAEKPSFLIPNIEMLSLKPDGDDIILQCQAMGKPKPESVWILPNSTVLVPGMKLKRFIHSLENGNLHIIQPVPSDKGVYRCLAKNVAGQAEKRYALEPGRKPQIRGTPTPMKISFGQTLNMPCTVEGWPQATITWTLPNGLVLDRPQVIGRVTFLSNGTLQLRETAKSDRGTYICKATNTFGSSTLSYPVTIMVLPPQITSAPPSIIRVAKGSPVTLKCIATGTPKPDISWTLPGRTTLVPNNRFTSLGGIYMTEDGTLVIQDPSLMNSGIYKCNAKNALGMDFKATYLQVN